The DNA sequence AGGAATTGGAGAAGGCGTGTAGCAACCAGCAATGCCTTCCTGGCAGGGCCATTGTCTTTTCCTCCCAAAACGTTCCTAGCATCCTGGGGAACAATTTCTTGAAATTTGGAGAATGGAATAAAAACAGATTCCATTATGCCTCCCTCCCTGAGAAGCTGCTCCTCGATTCTTCATCACCACCACCTGAAAAAGGAGAACCGTGAAAACCATAAACGTTGTGCTTGGTTACTGTTCATGCATCCATTCCTCATTTGCAAACagaacaaacaacaaaaaagaaaaattttgaattttgggaagaaaagaaatagagaacTCATCAGGGAATAAGATTCCAACATATGGGACAGCAGAGTCTCCATTGTTCTCCCAGTCTCcctcgcttttttttttttgcttaaggtcagcAAAGTAATATATTAACAAGAATGAATGAAATACAATTAACCTAAAAAGGCTGAAACATACCAAAAAATTCGATtttctactccaccttcggtATTGTCATCGGCGGAGAAGGAAACCgaaataaaattgaaactaacaCAACTCAAGATTCACAAGAATCGGAATCTTGGTTTCTCCATAGCATCTCATTCTATATCATTAACCAAGAATCTTGGGGGAGACAACCATACTTGTGAGGATCTAGTCGCAGCTGCATGTTTAGCAAGACCATTCGCTAATGTATTAACTTCCAATCTCCCTCGCTTTGATCAAAGAAGAACATGATTATTTtatcatcaaaaaccaaaagCTAACAAGAAGAAGTTGATGCATAGTATCCCTCTCACCTTCAACAAACGGAAGTGGAATGGAAAGGAgatggatttggctcctctgtgGCGCAAGACAATGTCCGGCGCGCATCCAATACCTAGCAATGCCTTCGGCTGCGTGTGATCACCTTGGGCTCCGTGTCAAGGCGTTTCTGGCCGTTGGATGCCCGCCAGACACTGTTTAGGAGATGCGCCATGGATCActgaaggagagaagagaggaaaaggaaagtGAATATATTAAAAGGGAATAAGAGAAATTAAGGGAGAGAATATAGAAAGatatatgttaatttttttttattagtataaaataaaaggaaaaaaagatattGAGAATATAGAAAGATTATGGTAGTGGATAATTATGAattgtggatttttttattttttaaactctCCCTCACGtatagggaagagagaggggagaggtaTGGTAGTGAATATTTATAAATTATAGAAgtttcctagtttttagggtggagagatgacggatgtggttacttaacttgtctaatattttttttatataaataaaaaataaaaatccaatataagcggactcctccttcgattttgttgggaaatctcaactctctctctctctctctctctctctctctctctctctctctccttgctttttcttcaatattgttccttctttctacagccgccatcatcatcatctctctctctctctctcaaaataggatgagataagaaaaaaatcaacNNNNNNNNNNNNNNNNNNNNagagagtgagagagagagggagaggaggatAATTATGGTAGTGTATAATTAGCCATAATTATGAATTgtgggggttttttttctttaaattcatTCTCCCCCACGTTTGGAGGGAAGAGAGTGCgagagagagggaagggggATAATTATGCTAGTGGATAATTATGAATTGtggagtttttattttattttatttaaattctcCCCCACATTTAGGTaaaagagagtgagagggagagagagataattatcgTAGTGGATAATTATATGAATtatggattatttttttttaattctcccccacgtttagggaagagagagagagagagagagggagggggatAATTATGGTAGTGGATAATTATAAATTGTGGggcttttttttaaattctcccCCACATTTagggaagagagaatgagagagagggagattatggacagttttttttttgccccacgtttagagaagaaagagtgagtgggagagagagagagagagagagagagaggggggagatAATTATGGTAGTGGATAAttataaattatgaaaatttttatttctaaattcTTCCCTACATTTATGGAAGAGAGAGTGAAAATGAGATAATTATGGTAGTGGATAATTAtttgatgcattttttttttttaagaattttttagtCTTAATTTTAGTTGTAAACTTGTAATTGGGGGCAATTAGGTTAGATTGAAAAGTCGCCAAAAAATGAAAGCACGTATTTTTATAAGATACATAGATACATAGATATGCATATTGTCTAAGTCAACTGAATTAATCTCTGGAGAATGTGATCTATAAGACATAAGTGTGGCTAGCCATCCCAAGGTTTCAAACTGGGACGGCCTCCAACCTGGATCAACctccattgatttcaatatgAATCGATTTTGAAATTGGTCGAAGTCGGTCTGAACCATAGAAATTGGAATTGGGCTAGATCATCGAGTACATTTATGGATGATTCAAAAGAGAGTTGCAACTTTTAATGGAATCGGAATTTGAATCATAATCATAATTCTGATTCGAGTCGGAATTGGTACACTAGCACCCTTTATCCATCTCTCTCAATTTCATATGGACAAAGCCGCTCTGTTACACCTCATTAGTGCGATCAGTGTTGGTCATAACAGTTAGTATCGGCCTTGATCGATCTCTGATCCTAACTGATTTAATCCCAATACACAGGTATTATCCCAGGGTAAAAACGTAATAAGAATCTGATTTTCATCAAAAGCAGGGGTAATATTGTTCGAAACTGTCTAATTAAAACCAGTCCAGAACTCCAGATCAATATCGAATCAGTATACCAGTCCCGATATGCAGGTATGatctaagggtaaaaatgtaataaaaaccTGAGTTTTATTAAAAGCAAGGGTTATATTATTCGATACTGTCCAATCTAGATTCAGACCGATCCACATCAATATCGGATCTGTATACTGATCCCAAGTATTAGAACCTTGACTGAGAAAGTTATGAGTAGTTGTTATGTCAAGATCTGTGTGGGTGGATCCAGTGTGTAGTTCACTTGTTGCAGCTTCTGCGTAAAGAACTAGTGCAAGAATGCGCAGAATAGGGCCCACCTAAACTAATCAAGTCTATTTCTTTGGTTGGAATCCCTAGCAAACTTGTTTCGACCCCTCTCAGGGGTAAAGCCAAGAAGCAGTTTGATTACAAGGAATCAACCACTCTAACTAATATTAACCTTTTTCCAAGGAAATCAAACTGAATTGATTTCTAAAAGCTTGTTGCTCTCCTAGACTATCCATTCCAATAAGCATGCCAAGCAGAAAGATCCCTACTGAATTTCATGGGTATTTCAATTATGGTTCAACCACACATCATTTTTTTNNNNNNNNNNNNNNNNNNNNNNNNNNNNNNNNNGGGGGTGGTGTGAAGGTGGGGTAAGACCCATCAGTTCAAGTCATCAAAAAACTTTACATCAGACTAGGAAGTGGAGACTCAATTTAATGGGAAGCTCAATTGTGGTTCAACCTCTCACCAGTTCTttttttggacttttttttCCTAAGACATTGGATTAGGAAGAGTGGGGACCATGGACACCGACCCTTTATGCAATAATGGTGAGTCTGTTTGAGAAAGTCTTCTTTCACCGGCATTAAAGGGTTCATCCATGAATCTACTATTATAATTACCTCTCGTTTGTTGGAGGTCACCATCAATAGAATGTTCTCTTTCACCGTGGCTTAAGGAAAACTTAGTTTTAACCAAAAATTtttgttatctttttttttctttttttagttgatTGAAAATGTTCCGTTAATGTAAAGATATATCCATTGGTTGGATGGCCTCTCTTAATGATGATCAGAAAGATTTATGGTCCAAATGGCTCTACACATGGTACATCTCTATTGATAtgtaaatttaaatttgaattctAAATGGCATTTGAGTAAAAACAATTGTTTATGAATTGTTTTATTTGGATCCATATTTAAAGGGGAAAAGGGCAAGGGATTCTCTGGGTAATGTGGATTGAGGAGCCGACCTTGGAGGAAACCTCAGACATGATAGCTGATAAGAGTAGCAGGAGAAATTTAGGTTGGTGGTGGGAGTAGGAAACACCAATTACCTCAGCCACACATAGGCTTAGGCTTTGGTCCGGCGGTTTGTAGTGTTCAATGAGTTCAAATTGTATGTAGCGAGGTGAGGTATAATGagcatccaatggttgaaaAGGCTAGGTTATGCATCTGTCATTGGATGCTTATTGCATCTCACTGTGGAAGATTTTGATGCTCAGTGGAGTACTTGCCCAAGGACTGGTCACTTGATCAATTCCTCTCAAGTGCATGTTAATTCTTCCTTTTGTAAGTCTTTGATTGGCCCTTATGAGGGTCTAATATGTAATTGGTCAATAGATCcttgaacttaaaaaataaaataataataataataataataatggtatatatgcaaggatttagttatcagtATTGTCATACATACATGATACTGAACCAAATCGGTCAATTTTTCCCTTACTTTTCACATAAGATAGACTTCccttttttacaattttaccacTATTTCAATATTGATACCCGATCTAGATCAATTAGGTATCAATATGGACTATATGATATGGCCAATATGTCCGATCatataccaatacttagaaccatatATGATGGTATGATTCAATTAATTCGTCTCTGATTCTTGATTGTTGATACCTCTTTCTCTCAAACTTagataggaatttttttttaccaagggaaaagaaaaaaaaaaaggaaattttctctAAGCTGGACGCTATGAATGGAACAATAGCATCGAACAACTCAATATATGCTTTCCCATGATTTTGGTAAGTTTCTCCCAGATTTACTGTTGCCCAATGTGAAAAACTCaaaatgattttcaattttttttatcctttctaTCATCCTAGACTACCTATTCATACGTATGCtgtaagaaaagaagagaagagaagggaagattaaaaggagagagaataggaTAGAGAAGAAAAGCTGTAAAATAGAGATATTGGTTGCTTGAGAATTTTAAAAGTTTGTTTTGGGATCAAACATAATCAATAATCCCATGccatttccttctttttgtcaTCCATTAATGTGGTTATAATAATCCACGACTCTTTACTAATGTCTCCTATAACTTCTTTCTTGTCAATCACATGGCACGTTTCACAATCATTAACGAAAACTTTACTTAAATTTCACTCTATTTACAACTCCATCAAACTAAGTATGTTCATTACTAACAATAACTGCCTAGTGCAGTGGATGAACTGGGCAGATGTGTCAAAAGCTCATACTCACCGGGAGGTCTCAAGTTTAAGCCTACTTGATTGTTATTTACTTCCCTTACtatttataacaaaaaaaatcattgcaAACTTTCCTTCACTCTCACTCAGTATTTATAACTCCATCAAACCAAATGATAATAATTCCTTCTAGCTAACCCCCATATATCACCTATATAACATATTACagttaaaatatttaaattaatttaaattattaACACTTAATagataatcaatttttttttttaatgataatgATGAATAAGGAATGAGAATTGGGGATTTgtgaattatttgaaattttttgactTTCAGATGGTGACCTCCGAGCTTGAGTTGAccacacaatttttttttattggtttaacACGTCCACATCaaccacacaaaaaaaaaaattatatattaatgTTATTAAATTCTCTTGATATACATTAAAacaaccttttattttctttattactttattacatttttttttttttatttttgcattagTGGAGTTCAAAATtaattggataaaaaaaaacctcaaataTTATCCGACGCGAATGAGAAAATTAGCTAAGTgttcaaaattatttatgaaaaatatgatttGCCACGATTGGATCAGAATCTAGTGAAAAGGTTGCAATGCTGCATTGCCATGCACTATGTATAATATATGTGGGTATGAttaaatggaaataaataaaaagatttaaaCTCTAGTAACTTGCATGCTAGCATTTTATTGACCGAATGAAACGTGTGGTATCTCAACCATTTCTTCCTTTGTCGTTATATCACCCATTCGTCACGGCTGATGCACCAATCccctctcctttcctctcctttttctcttcgtTTCTTTCCCTTCAACCGTGAAGTAATTATAGATAAGATCAATATGGAGGGATTCATGATAAAGAATCTCCGTCAACCCTAACATTAACATTATCTCCCATCTTTACCACTCTCTTGCAACTCCAAACACATGAGGATAAAATGATCACCCTAACCCCTGTTGGATACTTGGGCACACACTCTAAATGGCCCCATGTAAGGTGCAACCAAGCATGATTCTCAACCGTGTGCTCTATAGTGGATGCTCATGTACCCTCCCCCATTGGCAGGTGCAGAAAACACGACcagctatcttcttcttctttttttttttcttaggaacATTTagctttttataaaattaattgtGAGGGCCATAGACCACAGTAGATAATGGTCGTTAGAGAAATTACAATGAGGGAGTTGCTAATAAATGAAGTTATTAAGAAAACCCTTCGCCATAATATAAATTTCTCCCTATGCGTCTCCTCCAATGTTGGCACACAAGGAGGTTATAtctgcttctttctttctttggttggCACACAAGGAGGTTATAtctgcttctttctttctttggttggCACACAAGGAGGTTTGGAAAGTAATGGCCAAGGCTATGAAGAGAATCCTTCCAAAAGTGGGAGATGAAGCAGcacaagcaaaagaagaagaagctccgATCCATGGAGATGTGTTGGAGGCGATGATCCTCACCCGCCTGACGCTGCTGGACTTGGTGGCAGCGTCTCTCGTCTCCAAGGCGTGGCAATGCTCCGTCTCTACCTCCCTCCGCATCTCACCTCGTGTCAGGCCCTGGTTCATAGTCTACGCCCTTCACCACCGCAACCATTCCCTCACTTCCGCCTTCGCATTCGATCCTTCCTCTCACGTTTGGCTTCGCATCCAAAACACCCACAACTTCCACttcactaccaccaccaccggCGCACTCCGATACTCCGACTCCCAAAACCTACTCTACACACTCTCCACCACCggattctccttctcctccgacCCCTTCCACCTGACTTGGCACCATGTGAAACCGCCACTTGTCTGGCGCGAGAACCCAATTGTGGCACGCCTCGGCTCCCGTCTGCTCGTCGCCGGTGGCACCTGCGACTTTGTCGATGACCCACTCGCCGTCGAGATGTACGACATCGCCTCCGGGAAATGGGACACCTGTCAGCCCATGCCGTTCTTACTCAAGGACTCCGCCACCAGCACTTGGATCTCCACCGCCGCCGCCGACAACAAGGTCTACCTGCTAGAGAAGCGCTCCCGTCTGATCTGCTCCTTCGATGCGGAGACCAagacatggggacccacctttAATCTGAACCTGATCTCGAACCCCAACAATATTAATCCACCTGTGTCTGTGTTTCACTCCACCATCGGCTTCATCGACAACCGGCTAGTACTGGTGGGTCTAATGGGGGAAACCGAGGACTTGCACGGCCTGGGGCTCTGGGAAATCGATCAAAACACCTATGAGTGTAGGCCCATCGGGGAGATGCCGTCGGAGATGGTGAAGAGGCTCAGGAACGCGAACTCGCCGCTGTCGACCATGAGTACATCCATGGAGGGTGGTTCCATTTACATCTACGATCCTCGGAATCCAGAGAAGATATTCTTGTGCGAATTGAACGAGGGGATCTGCGAATGGGGTTACTCTGTGAATCCAATGGTGAAAGATCGGAAATCAATGGAGAGATTTGTGTTCACGAGTTCCAGAGTAAGGATGGGCGACCTTCGCAACGCTCTGTCGACTGGAAACCGTACTTTCACGGTGGAATCCGATGGAGATGGCCTTTCCAGATCCCACTCTTTCACTGTTCCCTGTCTGTCTTAGGCATTTGTACATATGACTATTCAACACCTGTGTCTCACGAGCGTGGACCACGAATCCCGTGATTCTTCACATCCTAATTCATTTACGCTAGATTTTTAAAATGAGCAACGATATACCCATGCTCAAATTTGCGTATCGATGAGGATGTTTCGTTTATGAGATCTTAGGGTTCTTGGGGTTTAACATTTTAAATTCATAATTTTGAGATAGAATTAGCTGCTCATAGGATCACCTTCTGCCATTATAAGGATAAAAAGGGGTACATTTGATAACAAAAAGGACATGTATTGAATGTTGACTTGTATGAGCCGTTGATCTGTTTTCCTTGTATGCATCTCCTTTCTTCATTAGTGGATTTGTGTTCGTCGAGAAATCAGGAGAGATATGCTCCTTTAATACAGAAACGAAGTGGGCTCACATTCGACCtaaatcatggtttcaagtatcagtattgtaCCAGCTGTATTGATCGTATTGATATCAATTGAGACCAATCCTTGATCGATCCATATCAATTTCCTAtatcattttaggggtaaaaaaaaaagtacttgtACCAATTTAGTACCTAATACTTGCCGATCCAatctgatttggattgatatcaaTTGGCATGGACATTGCCAATATCACACCCTAAATCCATGACCTACCCTTGTAATGACATAAAATGGGACATATattggatcctcacatgtatGTTCAAGTGAACTTACATGTGATATGCAACGGATCCAAGTGTTTGGCAATAGTGGAAGGACTTAATGAGAACCGTTCGTTAATATAACAAGCTCCTGCGGTGCTCATTGCTCCCTATCATCCCCAATCACAATGACTACACGGTTGTGTTTGAATTAGGCTCAACATCTTTGGGGTTACCCTTTTAGCGGCTCATTGCTTGGTCATTGGATGGTGCGAATCAACCTCTAAGATGAAAGAGTTCTGAGAAGCCCTTTCAGTAGTTATTGCATTCACTTATTAGGCCATGCCATGACACATTCAGCTTGACTTGTGTATCAACCAAGACAAGAGTATAACAATACTTCTCAAAATTGTGTAAATTAGAGGCAAAAACAGAGGTTTATGAGATGGTATATGAGAATGAAAGAGTTTAGAACACTTAGAATCATCCTCTATGTTGTTAAAGAGCCCAAAATATTTTgggaaaagttttccttcacagCACGATGAGATTCACTATTCAtcctaggttttttttttttttttttttttttttagtatcctagggttcacaaacctaTATAAAGTTTTAGAACCTTCCCAAATACCCCCCATAGTGCATCTAAGGTCTGCTTAATGAATGGACCTAAAAGTATTTTAAGACTTCATTTTACAACAAGGATGAGAGAACACTACCCGATAACGTACATACACACCAATACTCGTGGCCAATGAGAAGACGTGAACGAAAATCTTTAATGTGAACAGCATAATCTTTTCACACCCGTTGCATCTTGAGTCTTGACACAGATAAATGCTAACGGctagcattctttcttctccGACAAACCACCCaccacttcttcttttttgtaattttgctCCGACAGAAAGAGATGGGCTAACCCTAGATGACtctttaaaacaaaataaatgggAAACCCTTgtccttttctcctttttcttcaatttcgcAGGGAGGAAGCGAGTAGGCAAGAGGCAACTTGTCCCAATTCAAGCAAACTGAATCGGCAATGGGATCAGCCTTAGCTAATTTCGATtttaattttggccaaaatcGACTTTAACCCTATAAATTTAGGTATTAAAAAATCGATAGAATTCAGAATCAAACTcagtcattttttatttgaatcgCGGATCCAAACCAtccaattccaagttttaaGATCCACCCAGTCTCAAATTTTTCCCATATTGATGAAGTGCCCAATTTTaggtcctatttttttttttttatgctacaCAGGCTATTTTAGGAGGTCATGGAATCAAATCATATCGTCTGCAAGTGTGTGTGGAAAAATGTATGTAAAAATAGGTGGTCATTGTCCCTATTAACGCCATTTTTTTGGTCTATCCCTTGTGAAATTTGGTCTCCAACCTCCGGCATGATTGAAAAAGTTATTAACAGACTGCATCCACCCATTCCTGTACTCTTTTTTCTAATCCAAAATTGAACCGTGCAAGTAAGGTGAAATTAATGGAGAGTGCAGTTCCTAGACATGACAATTACACAAATTTGATCCATTAAATTGTAACGGGCCACCTTTTATTGGTTTGTTGCCAAATTTTAGCTTGATCAATCATATGAACAACTTTCAATTACATTTAATGGTTTAGGACTTTTATtcgaaaataataataacatattTTGATGCCTTATTTCTaggtttggtttaggattttttttttcaatataataatatcatattttgattcttcattagtttaaaaaaataaaagtctttttttttttgtttgggggtggggttgtCCTTATAGAAAGCAGATCATACAAGTGGATTAGCTTCATGTTTAAACAAGGTAGGGTATTAGTCTTATTATGATTACAACAAAATGCACCTAAGAAGGTTAATTTGTAATAGACAATGTAACTCTACCAAAGTTTTTTAATATGTATTTCCTAGTTAGAAGGGGAAAAATAAGCGAGATAACGTAGGGAGTCAGGACTAAGGAATAAAGATTAAGGAGTAAAGATTGAAGTATTAGCCTCACACTCTCAACTCATAGATTATAGTGTAAAAATCGTCTAGAGCCACTACACTGGTGCAGTGAGCAATAAATAGTTGGAAGCCCGTTGGGATGTGTGCCCGGATGTTCTCAGCCGCCAGGTGCTTACTACACTTCACCGCTTATTGCTGCCAATTTGAGCCCCATATAACCCAGACTCCCAGAGTATATGTGAAAATGGAGCAAGCTCATGGCAAAACAAGAAGCTTCAtgtatgatttatttttttcaatgtaCTAACCTATTGGGCACTGTGGTCGATGGCCAATCTACTGGGCGTTAGTAGGGTCAATGACCACCTACTCCTACACACCCACTCATCTATTCATACAAACATAAgatagggttcgatcccacaacTTCCTCCATtagaagctaccaccactaagCTAAGCTAATGTTCCCCTAAGGTTTCAAAAGAGGGGAAACCGACTGAGCTGATGATTGAAAGGCGTGAGTGAAGTGGAAGTTGAGCACTTAAATGAGTACTATCCGGCCACGCTGGACCAAGCATTCCACATGAGAAT is a window from the Macadamia integrifolia cultivar HAES 741 chromosome 5, SCU_Mint_v3, whole genome shotgun sequence genome containing:
- the LOC122080029 gene encoding F-box/kelch-repeat protein At1g23390-like, producing the protein MAKAMKRILPKVGDEAAQAKEEEAPIHGDVLEAMILTRLTLLDLVAASLVSKAWQCSVSTSLRISPRVRPWFIVYALHHRNHSLTSAFAFDPSSHVWLRIQNTHNFHFTTTTTGALRYSDSQNLLYTLSTTGFSFSSDPFHLTWHHVKPPLVWRENPIVARLGSRLLVAGGTCDFVDDPLAVEMYDIASGKWDTCQPMPFLLKDSATSTWISTAAADNKVYLLEKRSRLICSFDAETKTWGPTFNLNLISNPNNINPPVSVFHSTIGFIDNRLVLVGLMGETEDLHGLGLWEIDQNTYECRPIGEMPSEMVKRLRNANSPLSTMSTSMEGGSIYIYDPRNPEKIFLCELNEGICEWGYSVNPMVKDRKSMERFVFTSSRVRMGDLRNALSTGNRTFTVESDGDGLSRSHSFTVPCLS